GCTCGCGTTGGTTCAGCTGAATTCGCTCTTCCACCAAAATATCTGCAACGATATCTGATATGTCGCGTGCCAGATCCAAGCGATCCATGGCGACAGCAGCACTGATGTCAATCCGCTCCAGCAATAGTGGCTGGACCCTCTCCTTAATAATTTCTATTTGAGAGGCTGCCCTGGGAGCCTGAGCTTCTGTGACCGCTTCCAACTTAAAGATCTCAGCTTCAGCTGGTTCTTCGACTTCTGGAATGGTTGGTTCAGATGGTTCCGGTGTAGCTTCCGGAATAGACTGTGCCAGAGGAACATTAGGTTCTGTATATTCTTGCTCAAACTCTGGTTCAGCAAAAGACTCTGTGGCTTCGCTTGGAACTGGCCTGTCAAACTGAGCATTCACTTCAACAGGCGCATCAGAATCCACTCCGAAAACAGTAATCCCCTCTTCCAAAATTTGGGTTGCTTTTGGGAGTTCACCCTCTCCAAAGCCACCTGATGGTGACGATAAATCTGGATTGGTAACTATTGAGGGCTCCGGCGCTTTGAAATTGGCCTCGAACTCTGTCCATAGGCGATCCGAAAGCGCGGCGACGAGATTACGTTGCTCGAGAACATTTAGCTCAATGCGATCTGCTTCGAGTTTCTGGCGAACATAACTTTTAACGGAAGCCGAAAAATCAGCCCGTTTAATAGTTGGCTCTAAAGTCAGGATCAACTCTTCGGACGCAGCTGCAAAGTAACGCTCGACCAATTCCAAACCACCTACGGATTTAGAACCAGACGCTGCCGCCTGACTTTCTTTCTTTGAGTTCCCTGAAGAGGACCGCCACAAACTCACGCTACTTAACCTTTAGCTTTCTTTGATTTCTTTGGTTTCTTAGATCCAAGACCAAAGAGGCCTTTTTTCTTAGGCTCTTCATAATCAGACAGATCCGCAGCCATTTCCCGCAGGACCTTCGTAATTGGTGCCTTCATATTAACTTCTGAAACCGCTTTACCCGCGTTTGCACAAACCGAAACAGTTTTTCCATCCTCGGGAACGAAATATTGTGCAGGCTCCTCTAACGCTTTCTGGAAGTCAGCTTTCGCAACCTGTGCTACCCGCTCAGATCCAACACGGCTGATCACACGAACAATTCGGCCTTTGGTCGATAATGACGTCATGGCTTGGGTAATTCGGTTCATATCACGAATACCGGCCAATGTTTGGTCAGACACCAGAACAACCGTGTCTGCAGAAGCCAGCAACGCTCCCTGAGTCGGCAGAAGGTGACGAGGAAGATCCACTATTACCTGGCTGTAATCCTGACTAATTTCGCCAATCAGCGTATCAATGCTATCAGGGTTTACATCCACAAATTCTTCAATTGGCTCTTCTGTACCTAGAACTGCGAGGCGATCACCGGCTTTGGTAATGGCGCTATCCAGAAAGAGTTTATCAAGACGGTGTGGGTTCTCGAGCGCTTCGCGAAAACCGCCCCCGGATTCTACATCCAGCGAAAGTGTGCTTGTCCCAAAATGCAGATCCAGATCCAGAAGTGCGGTAGTCATCCGTTCTTCATTGGCCATAATCCATGCCAGATTGGTCGCAATGGTTGAAGCGCCAGTTCCACCCCGAACGCCAATAATGACGGTGAGTTTTCCACTTTGCGCCGTGTTTGCTGCTGCTCCTGCTTTATCCACATGATCAACAGCATCCACGAAATCTTCTGCCGTTAGTGGTTTCACAAGATAATCCTGAGCACCGAGGGCTATCATTTTTCGGAAAACCTTCACATCGTTGGAGGTTCCGATAATGATCAAATGATTAGTCGGCCCCATTTTCCGAACTAGTCTTGTGACGTCAGCTTCCGGATCAAGGCTTCGGCTTATATCAGCTACCACCTTTTTGGGAGAGTGACCGGGCTCAATTCGATTGAGCGCTTCCACAATTCCGCCATCCTGTATTGCATCTGTTGACGCGCCAAGATCTGATGCTGCCGCACGGCAAACACCCAGAGAATGCTCATCATCGACAAAGACCATCAAGTCTTCATTTACCTGATTGCCGAATAGTGTACTCAAATTTGCTGCTGTACTTGCCATCTGTATTACCCAATCTGCTAATTCAGGACAAAATCACTTTTTATCGCCACCGGAGCTATCGCCGGAACCACCGCCAGAGCCACCACCGGAACCACCACCTTCGGAGCTCCCTGCTTTGCCGCCAGATCCTGCTTTGTATTTTGCAATTGACCGGGCTGCCCGCTCACCGTCATACCCGCCAATTTCCCTTGGAGAGACGAGATCTTTCGGATTGGAAACCATTTGCGCCAATGCTGAAGCTGTAGCGCACCCCATATGTGGCAGATTAAGGTTTTCATAGTCAGTCCCAGGTGGGCGCTGCCAACCTTTGTTACAGACCGGATCAACCGTTGCGACGTATTTGGAATAATAAACACGCAAATTTCCAGCGCTTGTATCGGGCAAGATTTTTGGAACTACCGTTGCGCCTAAGCCTTCCAGGAAACTGCCAACAGCACCAAAACGACGCTCGTTCATGCCGTCCACATCATTAAACGGCGGCAACTCAAGATGCAGGGTTTCCCCAAATTTAACTTTTTGGGCTTCCAAAAACCCGATCAAGCGACCTTTTTCAAGATCTGTCAAATCCCGCCCCGATCCACCGAAACGCACGATATGAACTGGTTTTAATTCCTGAACATTAATTTGCTTCGTCATAGATGCGGTTTCAGGAGATGCTCGCATGGCTGCTGGACGTCCAGTTTCTGGATCCATTGGGGCACATGCGGCCAGACTGATTCCTGCCAGAGCAGCAAATAGCGAAGTTTTTTTGGAAATATTCAAAATCGTCATTTGTTTACTCCATGATAAAGCCGGCAGGACCAACAAGCTTCACGCTTTCAGAAGCTGTTTCAGAGCCATCGGATTTCTTGTTCTGAGCGCCTTCACTGGTTGGCTTGAACAGCAAACCGTCTTTGTAGAGCTCTTTTTTGTTTGGTGGAATGTAACCATCTGTTGGCAGCGCAATCCGTGAATTAGCTGGCTCAACAAGGTATGGGGTCACAATAATAACCAGTTCCGTTTCATTCTTCTGGAAAGAAGTAGATTTAAACAAAGCTCCAATAATTGGCAGCTCCCCAAGTAGTGGGGTTTTAGAAACGTTGTTGTTAGTATCACTATTCAGCAGCCCACCCAGAACAAAGCTCTGACCACTTCCGAGCTCAACTGTGGTTTCCGCCCGCCGAGTGATAATTGATTGAATGAAAATATTGTTCACATTGATCGCTGACTGGGAAGACAGCTGACTGACTTCCGGGCGAACTTTCAAGTTGATCCGATTTTCACCAACTACATTTGGGGTAAATCGTAAGGAAACACCAAAGTCCTTATAATCAACCGTAATGATACCGTCTTCCTGCGGTACTGGTATTGGGAATTCACCACCTGCCAGGAATTCAGCGCTTTCACCAGATAGTGCTGTCAGATTTGGCTCAGCCAACAACGTGACCAGTCCTTCATCTTCCAACGCGTCAATCAAGCCCTGAATGGACGTCGTTCCATCATTAAAACCGGCATAAACACTGCTCAAGCTACCATTTCTGAGAATAGAAGAACTTGAGCTGACCACATCACGGCCAATTCCAGTTCCAAAGGCGAATTTGCCAATATTGCTGAACTGTTCCCAGTTAATCCCAAGTTGCTTGCTGACAGATCTGGCAACTTCCGCCACCTGAACGCGAATATTAACTTGCTGGGCGCTTTCAACCGTAATTCTGTTCACGATCTTTCCACCCGGTGCGTAAAGGGCGGCCAACCGATGAGCTTCATGCGCTATGTTATCTGTCAGAGCACGGCCTGTGAGAACGAGCCCATCCTGTACTGAAGCCGCCTTGATAAATCCTCTTGGATCAACCTCTCTTAACGCTGTTTCCAATGAAGCCAGGTCATGGCTGATCTGCACTGGGGAGTTCAGCAGAACTTTACCCTGCTTATTCAACGCAAACAGGTTTGTCTTGCCGGGCTTCTTGGCGAAAATATAAATGATTTTTGGCGATTGAACCTGCACATCAGCCAGCTCTGGGTTGCCAACGAAAACAGACGCGGCACCGTTATCCAGCTGGATCAATTTACCTGAATTCAAAGTCAGTTCAATCGGATCACCGATATCATTGATAACCTTTGCGGCCTGAACCGATGTCACAATTCCTGCCAATCCAAGGAATGCAATTGCGGTCAATGTATAAATGAATTTTTTCACAATCATTCCCCTTAATCGAAGGCTTTTTGTTTAGCTTCGCCGGCGCGAATTATGATGACAGTTTCAGGTGCACGGCCCGCATTTTTAGGTGCACGGATAAGGGCACTCGCTTCACTGTCCAGTGTGAACCCTTTGCCCCGCTCTGGTTTCATCGCAACCGCATTATCCAGTGGATTTTCTGTATCTTCGACACGGGCGATACTGCGTAGAGACAGAGACAAACGTCCCAGTTCCCGTGCAACTGAAACAACCTCTACCTGTTTTGGTGTCACTTCCAGAGTTGCAATGCTTCGAACCGTTGCCTGTTGGGTCTGATCATCAGTTGTTTGGTCCATGGCGACCACCCGAACATCAGTTAAAATTGTTTCGCTGGCATGTTGAGGAATTTGGCTCTCCCCTTCCCGATTTACAGTCAGGGTCAGAACAACATCGACTTTGTCACCAGGAAATACAAAGCCTGCAATACCTGCTGTTGCATCTACATTAATAGAGACAGCACGCATACCAGGTTCAAGAACAGCAGCGAGGAAACCTTGCTGACCAGGCCGAACCATACGGCTTTCAGAAATTGGCTCTCCAACAGCAATTCCTTTGCGAACGACTGTGCCAAAAAACTCATTGGCAGTCCGCACATTTTCAACAATGTATTTCTCTTCGAGACCGTCCGAATCTGGCCATTCCTGCCAGGTAAGATGTTCTTCTCTTACCAAGGTTCCTGCTGGAAGATCATTCGCCGCCACCAAAATTTTCTTTTCCGGTTCTTTTGGTGCGACAACTGTTTCTGTAACAGTTTGAACCACAGGGGTTGACGTTTGATTACCCGCCCAGTTCCGAACGAACATGACGGTTGCACCTGCAATAACAAGAGCAAAAACAACCAAGATTAGTTTACGTGCCATGAGACTAATTCCACTAGATTCGATATTACTCTTTTGTAATGGGGAGAGTTTAACTTCACGTTAAAAAACGCGTAAAATTAACCAGCAAAGCCGCTGTTTTTTATATAAAAATAGAAAATAGGCAGACTGCCAATTGCAATCGCAACACCGTAGGGTACAGGTGTTTTGGAGCGAAGCGCCGAGCGGACACCAGCATTAAAGGAAAGATCTTCCGCTTTTGTTTTTCGAAGAGCTTCACGAATAATGACAACAAAAACGAGGAGGCCCCCACTCAAAACAGTGACAATTAAAAAGGGGATGATATATGCGAGCCCACTCCAAAGAGAAAGTGCCGCAATCAACTTGACATCCCCACCGCCAAAAACGCCGAGGGCAAAAAGCAGAAAACCGACAATAAAAACCACGCCAAATGTGGCAAGTGATATAATCCAGTCAATCTCTTGTGGGGCTGTTAAAACCGCGATTGGAAAAAGTACTACCAAAACAATGCTAATGGCATTGGGAATGGTGAAGGCTTTCCAGTCAGAGTAAGCTGCATAGAGTGCAGCAGATAAAGCAGCGAAGACTGAGATTAAGTAGATGGCGTCTAGTAACATTGCTGCTTTTGATTATTCTTTTTAGCTAAAACTACAGCTATCTTCACCTGTATCTGACAGTGTGAATTCGCCACCGACAACTTCGCACACATCTTTAGCGATCTCAGCAAAGCTTGAGGATATTGTACCGCCGGTTGTCGTAAAAGCGACGATACCCGCAACGGCAACTAATGAGGCAATTAGCCCATATTCAATGGCAGTAGCTCCAGATTCATTTTGTACAAACTTTAATAAACTTGACATGCTACTCTCCTTCAAGGGCTGAAATGAAAAAGGAGCTGCCGAAGCAGCTCCTTACATAATCCTAGAATTATGAGAATGTGCAGGAACCAGCTGTGCCGTCTGCTGAATCTGTGTAAGTACCACCAGCACTTGTACACAGTGTGTCTGCAAGTTCATCGAAAGATTCGAAGATTGTGTTACCGAGGGCGGTGAAAGCAACAACGCCTACCAGGGCAACCAAGGCGGCAATCAGACCATATTCAATAGCTGTTGCACCAGATTCGTCTTTTGCAAATGCGCGGAACATTTTAATCATCTTAACATCTCCTAATTAAGCTACAGGACTTTGTCCCGAAGGTAATCTTTAATCCTGAGAGCTGACCTCTCAATCTACTGACTACTAGAACTCTTTACTGTTTAAAGCTCCTAGAAGCCTTTAGTTTCGAAGCCTGGCTCCAGAACCCTTTTGCCTTGCTCCTGGGATGTAATTTGCCCCAAAATAATTAATCAATAGTTAAACGATGTAATTTTTTCTGAAAAACGCAATTTTTTATTGTATAAAATTTTATTCAATTTAATAAATAAAGTATTCGCAATTAATTATTTGTATTTTTATTTAATAGTTACTTAAAATTCAATTAACTTAAAGATCTGCATAATATATAATGTGTATTAGCTCAGAAGTTACGTTTCTTTACTTAAGCACCCTCATATAGAGAGTTTTTTACGCATAATTAATCGAAATTGGCGCTTTATCTTTAATCTAGTTTAAGACTTCTCTGCGATGCTCCACGCTTCAGTTTTTCTCGATAAATGCGGGGTCACCCAATGTGCATCACCTCAATTGTCAGTAAATTTATAAAATCACTCACCCAACTTGGGCGAGACAATAATGGCGCCAGTGCGGTCCTTTTCGCATTTCTGGCAATCCCTATCATGGGCGCCATTGGCCTATCTGTTGACTTGGGCCGTGCCTATGTCTTGAAGTCAAAGCTATCCACAGCACTTGATGCTGCGGGACTGGCTGCAGGACGGGTGATTTTTAAAGAAGATGCAGTTGTTCTCGCGGACGCTCAGAAGTTCTTCGATGCAAACTTTACCTCTGGATATATGGGTGCAGATGTTAGTGCATTGGAAATCTCATGGGATGCAAATCGTGAAAATATCGAACTGAAAGTCAATGCGGACTTGAACACAACATTCATGAGTATTCTTGGAAAAGAAGAAGTGAGTGTGGGGGCCAGAACTGTTGTTAATCGTGTGAACCGGGGGTTAGAACTCATCATGGTTCTGGATAACACGGGCTCAATGGCCCGAAACTCTGACACCAACGGATATAGCGGAACTGATGAGAACCGTCGCATTAACTCCCTTAGAAGAGCGGCTCACGACCTCGTTGATATTCTTTATGGTGAGAAAGAGATTCAAAAGAATCTATGGGTCGGTATCGTTCCTTATGTCACTCAGGTGAATGTTGGGTACCAAAACATTGGGTTCCTCGACAGAAGTGAACAAATTAATATTGTGACTAATTCAGGACCTAATCAGAGCGAATTCTTCAAAGACACCGATTTTCACCTTCCACTTGGTTATGATGTCGATCGCGATGGCAGCAATGACACTAACTATGGCTGGAAAGGCTGCGTTGAAATGCGCGGTCACCTCGATGGTGGTACGATTGATACAACGGATGATCCTCCTAACGAGGATTTTTTGCCTTATGTTTATTTTGACGGTCATAGAGATCTGGACCATCGCTGGCGGGATAACGACAACGATTGGAACGATTCTTCACCCGGTGATGTGGTTCATATTGCCGAAGAAGACGTCAAACTCTGGAATAGTTTCGACAATTCAGTTGGTCGCGGTCCCAACGCGGGCTGCCCAACACCAATCCTTCCCCTAACTGCTGAGAAAACGACAGTGAAGGCAGCCATTGAAGCAATGCGCCCCTGGTACAGCGGCGGAACGATGGGTAACGTCGGAATGGTCTGGGGCTGGCGGGCAATTTCACCCCGTTGGCGCGGTTTATGGGCAGGATCTCCTCCAGATCTGCCAACTGATTATAATGAGCCGCTTATTGATAAGGCTGTAATCATGATGACTGATGGTGAAAACCTGGTCTTTAGTCATGGCGGCAAGCCGACATTTGATTACAACGCATACTCTCGTCATCAGAAAAACGCGTGGAGCAGACACGCAAGTTCAGCTGGATCGATTGACACCTATACGGATCCGGATGGCCGCTTGCGTTATACCAACCCAACCTACTACCGCAATCGAATAGACGCGAAGTTTACGGAGACCTGCAATGCAATGAAAGCCGCAGGCATTATTGTCTACACGATTAAATTCAAAAGCGGCAACGATGCTCTCTATCGCAATTGTGCGACGTCACCGGCTCACTATTTTCATTCACCGAATGAGAAAACGTTGCGTGAAGCTTTCCGCTCTATCGGTCAGGAACTGAGTAACTTGAGAATTTCTGAATAAATCTCTCAGAATCTCTAAAATAAAAAGGCGCTAATTCGGCGCCTTTTTTGTTGCTAAAACTTCCTATAGAAGCGGCTGAGTTCAGCGATCATTCGTCCACATAGCGTTTCAACCGATCAAGATTCTCATCCCACTGACGAGAGACCTCGATGAAATACTCCTGGGCTTCAGTGAATTTGTCTCTCATTAAGTGGAAATGCTGCTCTCTTCCCAACTTTAATGACTTCACTAATTTCGCAAGTTCCAGTGCCTGAAGATGTTTGCGAACGGCCTGGCGGGACATCTTAAATCCTTCCACCAGCTCCGTGATTGAATGTCCTTGCCCATCTGACAATTTATCAACCAGGTGTATCCGAACTGGATCTCCGAGCGCTGCAAACAAAAGAACCAGACTTTGGTGATTAACAGTCGTCTTATGCACTGAGATATACCTCAATATTTCGAAGCTGATACGTCCAACCTTCCTTGATCTGCTTCAGAATCTTCAGGGCCTCTTTATCACTGAATGCCGAAAACCCGGATTGTCTAACTGTCAGAATACAGTCGGATCCATCTCTTTTATGGTGAAAACTCACTTGGTCCTCAGCCCTTCCGGTTCGCTTGAGTTGATCTCAACATCCAGAGGATACCAGGAAAAAGCAAAATGATGCTCTGGCTCAATGATATCAATCCAGGCATGCCATAATTCTGACCCTTCTCATCCAATAATCCGTCAGCGCTTTACAATGCCGTGATACTGGCACTGAAAACTTAACAGTCTACTCAATTTCATCAGGGAAACTTGTCATTTTAGCTCTCGCTTAATCTGCAATTTTCTGGTTGCATAAATAGTCCACACAAAAAAACGCAACCAAACAGTTTCGTTTCTAGATTAAGGATTGAGGGCTAAATTTTAGAATTCGGCAATCAAGAACGTGAATTATTCGAAAGTTGTCCGTTCAGAAAAACGCGGACGGAAAAAAGACTGTCGGTAGATATCAATACCTGACAGGAAATCGTCAGCGATATAGCTGCCCCCTGCGCCAGCAAAGAACGGAGAAAACTTGTAAAAGACTTCTGTGACGATTAGCCCTTCGTCATTCTCAAGCGTCTGACCATCTTGGTCAGTAAAAACAGCTGGTAGTTTCGCGGTTCCACCATTGGATCCAATCAAACTGCTTTTATCTGCCAGGCTGCCTTTACTTTTCTGACCAATGATGAGGGGGTCTTTGCCATCACGTCCCACAACTGAAGTCACCACGACCATTCCTAAGCCATCAAACTCGAACGGGGAGGCTAAATGCTCAATGGAATCAAGAAGGTTGTCCATTTCTGCCGCGGTCAAAGCTTCATCGCGAGCGACAAGATCGGCTACAGTTGCTGAAATCCTGTCCATCTTTTGCGTCATCAGGGCGTAACGGCTGACCTCAAAACTGCCAACCGCAATTAGGAAAATGAGCGGCAACAGCATGGCAAATTCCGTCATGGCAACGCCGGAGCAGTTTGCAATGAACCCTTTTGCAAAGGATCCAACCTGTGTCGCACCTATTTTCTGAATGAGCTTCTTCATGCCATTTTCCTTAAAAAGGCTCGTTCCGAACAACCATGGAGGCTGTCATAGGAATACTCCCCCCCATAAAAGGGACAATCTGACCACTAAGGAAATTCCAGTTGTAACGAATTGTATAAAGGACAATTTCACCGGGACCACCTAGACCAGCAGCACCCATATCATCTTCCCAAGACCCACTACCGTTAATATCCTGATAGGGCTCACCATTGGGATAATCAACGCCGCCTACAGTAATCGCAGTCGCCGTATATTGACCATTACCATCCAGGTCTTCATAAGGTTCAGGCATCCCGATATCCCCAAAGCTGGGATAAATAAGCGCTGAAATATCGCCTGATGTCAGATTGACGAGACCGAGGGACGCTTCATTAACAATATTCGCGATCTGCTGGTCCCGACTGACGCCATCGGTTTGCATACCGGTCAAGCCGACACGGGACGCATCGCGAAGCCCGCCTTCAACCACGGTATTCACGAACATAGCAACACCCAATTCGATCAGACCAAACAGAATAATCGTCAAAACAGGTGCGATCAGTGCCAATTCAAGCGCAGTCGTTCCTTGTTTATCACGAATAAATTTGCGAATGATCTTCTTCAACATCAGTTCAAGAGGTCCGGTATCTGCTATCCCAAGTTTCAGATAGTTTACCGAGAACCTGTTAAACCGAAGTTAAATCCAGGGGTGTAATTTACCTAAATTTTTAGAGACCTAAGCTGCGTCGGAGCCGCCAAATTTTTCTTCCCATGCAGCGACTTCATCATCTGAAATCTTGCGGAAAAGAACATCAGGAACGCTGAAAGCATGGCCTGCCGACAATGTCACCAGTTCTTCAGCCATTGGCTTTTCAAGCCACTCAGTGCCTGAAAGATCTAGTCCAAGTGCATCGGAAAGTTTTCGGCTAGCATCCGGAATAACTGGCGCGCTTAAGATCGCAAAGATACGGATCAGGTTAATGGCATAACGCAGGCTAACCGCTGCCGCTTCTGGATCAGTTTTAAACGCTGTCCACGGAGCAACCTCTGTCAGATACTCATTGCCCATCACCCAG
This genomic stretch from Sneathiella limimaris harbors:
- a CDS encoding TadE/TadG family type IV pilus assembly protein → MKKLIQKIGATQVGSFAKGFIANCSGVAMTEFAMLLPLIFLIAVGSFEVSRYALMTQKMDRISATVADLVARDEALTAAEMDNLLDSIEHLASPFEFDGLGMVVVTSVVGRDGKDPLIIGQKSKGSLADKSSLIGSNGGTAKLPAVFTDQDGQTLENDEGLIVTEVFYKFSPFFAGAGGSYIADDFLSGIDIYRQSFFRPRFSERTTFE
- a CDS encoding CpaD family pilus assembly lipoprotein, producing MTILNISKKTSLFAALAGISLAACAPMDPETGRPAAMRASPETASMTKQINVQELKPVHIVRFGGSGRDLTDLEKGRLIGFLEAQKVKFGETLHLELPPFNDVDGMNERRFGAVGSFLEGLGATVVPKILPDTSAGNLRVYYSKYVATVDPVCNKGWQRPPGTDYENLNLPHMGCATASALAQMVSNPKDLVSPREIGGYDGERAARSIAKYKAGSGGKAGSSEGGGSGGGSGGGSGDSSGGDKK
- the cpaB gene encoding Flp pilus assembly protein CpaB is translated as MARKLILVVFALVIAGATVMFVRNWAGNQTSTPVVQTVTETVVAPKEPEKKILVAANDLPAGTLVREEHLTWQEWPDSDGLEEKYIVENVRTANEFFGTVVRKGIAVGEPISESRMVRPGQQGFLAAVLEPGMRAVSINVDATAGIAGFVFPGDKVDVVLTLTVNREGESQIPQHASETILTDVRVVAMDQTTDDQTQQATVRSIATLEVTPKQVEVVSVARELGRLSLSLRSIARVEDTENPLDNAVAMKPERGKGFTLDSEASALIRAPKNAGRAPETVIIIRAGEAKQKAFD
- a CDS encoding TadE/TadG family type IV pilus assembly protein; amino-acid sequence: MCITSIVSKFIKSLTQLGRDNNGASAVLFAFLAIPIMGAIGLSVDLGRAYVLKSKLSTALDAAGLAAGRVIFKEDAVVLADAQKFFDANFTSGYMGADVSALEISWDANRENIELKVNADLNTTFMSILGKEEVSVGARTVVNRVNRGLELIMVLDNTGSMARNSDTNGYSGTDENRRINSLRRAAHDLVDILYGEKEIQKNLWVGIVPYVTQVNVGYQNIGFLDRSEQINIVTNSGPNQSEFFKDTDFHLPLGYDVDRDGSNDTNYGWKGCVEMRGHLDGGTIDTTDDPPNEDFLPYVYFDGHRDLDHRWRDNDNDWNDSSPGDVVHIAEEDVKLWNSFDNSVGRGPNAGCPTPILPLTAEKTTVKAAIEAMRPWYSGGTMGNVGMVWGWRAISPRWRGLWAGSPPDLPTDYNEPLIDKAVIMMTDGENLVFSHGGKPTFDYNAYSRHQKNAWSRHASSAGSIDTYTDPDGRLRYTNPTYYRNRIDAKFTETCNAMKAAGIIVYTIKFKSGNDALYRNCATSPAHYFHSPNEKTLREAFRSIGQELSNLRISE
- a CDS encoding Flp family type IVb pilin: MSSLLKFVQNESGATAIEYGLIASLVAVAGIVAFTTTGGTISSSFAEIAKDVCEVVGGEFTLSDTGEDSCSFS
- a CDS encoding helix-turn-helix domain-containing protein, with the translated sequence MHKTTVNHQSLVLLFAALGDPVRIHLVDKLSDGQGHSITELVEGFKMSRQAVRKHLQALELAKLVKSLKLGREQHFHLMRDKFTEAQEYFIEVSRQWDENLDRLKRYVDE
- a CDS encoding pilus assembly protein N-terminal domain-containing protein; protein product: MKKFIYTLTAIAFLGLAGIVTSVQAAKVINDIGDPIELTLNSGKLIQLDNGAASVFVGNPELADVQVQSPKIIYIFAKKPGKTNLFALNKQGKVLLNSPVQISHDLASLETALREVDPRGFIKAASVQDGLVLTGRALTDNIAHEAHRLAALYAPGGKIVNRITVESAQQVNIRVQVAEVARSVSKQLGINWEQFSNIGKFAFGTGIGRDVVSSSSSILRNGSLSSVYAGFNDGTTSIQGLIDALEDEGLVTLLAEPNLTALSGESAEFLAGGEFPIPVPQEDGIITVDYKDFGVSLRFTPNVVGENRINLKVRPEVSQLSSQSAINVNNIFIQSIITRRAETTVELGSGQSFVLGGLLNSDTNNNVSKTPLLGELPIIGALFKSTSFQKNETELVIIVTPYLVEPANSRIALPTDGYIPPNKKELYKDGLLFKPTSEGAQNKKSDGSETASESVKLVGPAGFIME
- a CDS encoding A24 family peptidase; this encodes MLLDAIYLISVFAALSAALYAAYSDWKAFTIPNAISIVLVVLFPIAVLTAPQEIDWIISLATFGVVFIVGFLLFALGVFGGGDVKLIAALSLWSGLAYIIPFLIVTVLSGGLLVFVVIIREALRKTKAEDLSFNAGVRSALRSKTPVPYGVAIAIGSLPIFYFYIKNSGFAG
- a CDS encoding TadE/TadG family type IV pilus assembly protein, which encodes MLKKIIRKFIRDKQGTTALELALIAPVLTIILFGLIELGVAMFVNTVVEGGLRDASRVGLTGMQTDGVSRDQQIANIVNEASLGLVNLTSGDISALIYPSFGDIGMPEPYEDLDGNGQYTATAITVGGVDYPNGEPYQDINGSGSWEDDMGAAGLGGPGEIVLYTIRYNWNFLSGQIVPFMGGSIPMTASMVVRNEPF
- a CDS encoding Flp family type IVb pilin, whose amino-acid sequence is MIKMFRAFAKDESGATAIEYGLIAALVALVGVVAFTALGNTIFESFDELADTLCTSAGGTYTDSADGTAGSCTFS
- a CDS encoding cellulose synthase operon protein YhjQ/BcsQ, translating into MASTAANLSTLFGNQVNEDLMVFVDDEHSLGVCRAAASDLGASTDAIQDGGIVEALNRIEPGHSPKKVVADISRSLDPEADVTRLVRKMGPTNHLIIIGTSNDVKVFRKMIALGAQDYLVKPLTAEDFVDAVDHVDKAGAAANTAQSGKLTVIIGVRGGTGASTIATNLAWIMANEERMTTALLDLDLHFGTSTLSLDVESGGGFREALENPHRLDKLFLDSAITKAGDRLAVLGTEEPIEEFVDVNPDSIDTLIGEISQDYSQVIVDLPRHLLPTQGALLASADTVVLVSDQTLAGIRDMNRITQAMTSLSTKGRIVRVISRVGSERVAQVAKADFQKALEEPAQYFVPEDGKTVSVCANAGKAVSEVNMKAPITKVLREMAADLSDYEEPKKKGLFGLGSKKPKKSKKAKG